A region of Salinibacter sp. 10B DNA encodes the following proteins:
- the fabD gene encoding ACP S-malonyltransferase, protein MMAFLFPGQGSQSVGMGYELFEQHPEARARFEAANDLLDDVDLLTFMFGLDSSVAEPAERLKQTAITQPALYTHSLAAAAVLEAKGVQPDQAAGHSLGEYSALAAVGALSFEDGLRVVRRRGELMAKAGEQRPGAMAAIMGADDEEVEAACTAVSDEGEGVVQTANYNAPGQIVISGDEAAVEKATARIKGRAIPLPVSGAFHSPLMEYAREGLREVLEAVTINEPECPVYLNVTAEPTVDPDEIRQRLMEQLLSPVRWAQTLRRMHADGADRFIEVGAGNVLRGLVGRTLDDVETAGAGTPDEIEALVG, encoded by the coding sequence ATGATGGCATTTCTCTTTCCCGGGCAGGGGTCGCAATCAGTGGGCATGGGCTACGAACTCTTTGAGCAGCATCCCGAGGCTCGGGCGCGCTTCGAGGCGGCCAACGACTTGCTGGACGACGTCGACCTTCTGACGTTCATGTTTGGGCTCGACTCCAGTGTCGCGGAGCCGGCCGAGCGGTTGAAGCAGACGGCGATCACACAGCCGGCGCTCTACACGCACAGCCTGGCGGCTGCGGCGGTACTGGAGGCCAAGGGGGTTCAGCCGGACCAGGCGGCCGGGCACAGCCTGGGGGAGTATAGCGCGCTGGCGGCTGTTGGGGCGCTCTCCTTCGAGGACGGACTGCGCGTGGTGCGCCGGCGAGGCGAGTTGATGGCGAAGGCCGGTGAGCAGCGCCCCGGGGCAATGGCGGCCATCATGGGGGCCGACGACGAGGAGGTGGAGGCCGCCTGCACGGCCGTGTCGGACGAGGGCGAGGGCGTCGTACAGACCGCCAACTACAACGCGCCCGGACAGATTGTCATCTCCGGAGACGAGGCGGCAGTAGAGAAGGCCACGGCTCGCATCAAAGGACGCGCCATCCCGCTTCCGGTGAGTGGAGCGTTCCATTCCCCTCTTATGGAGTATGCGCGGGAGGGGCTCCGGGAGGTGCTGGAGGCAGTGACCATCAACGAGCCGGAGTGTCCGGTGTACTTGAACGTAACGGCTGAGCCCACCGTCGACCCCGACGAGATCCGGCAGCGGCTCATGGAGCAGTTGCTTTCGCCGGTGCGGTGGGCGCAAACACTCCGACGCATGCATGCGGATGGGGCCGACCGCTTTATCGAGGTGGGAGCAGGCAATGTGCTGCGAGGCCTCGTTGGGCGCACGCTCGACGACGTCGAGACGGCCGGAGCAGGGACGCCCGACGAGATTGAAGCGCTCGTGGGGTGA
- a CDS encoding DEAD/DEAH box helicase, with product MAPDISESPYTNVIDLTSKAQEKERREKMDSGLREPDPPLDEITVDQLPEEIDQAMRAAGWDDLMEVQRKALPYILEGRDLIVQSHTGSGKTGAFLLPLFQLLNPDKKEQQVLILTPTRELARQIHEEFERMKIATPQTNRLEAALIYGGVGYGPQIEALEKGAQAVIGTPGRVLDHLKKNNFDASTIRMLVLDEADEMLSMGFYPDMKDIVDYLPQNRESHMYSATMPPKVRSVAREFLDDPGFLSLSSDKVSVDEIKYRYYLVTPMEKDRTLERLLEMEEPESALIFANTKREVRYLDRFLSNKGYDVDQMSGDLSQRDREKALDRLREGELRLLVATDVAARGIDVSDLSHVFIYDVPQDHEYIIHRSGRTARAGKTGTTIVLATHEDEFELKRMANTYDIDIEKAELPEDPHRTATELLEERYEEDGYPRDDVEEFVPLVQELSEERPELLASLVTDLYVQSKEEDSEAEGEE from the coding sequence ATGGCCCCTGATATCTCGGAGAGTCCGTACACGAACGTCATCGACCTTACTTCGAAAGCGCAGGAGAAAGAGCGGCGCGAAAAGATGGATAGTGGGCTGCGCGAGCCGGATCCCCCGCTCGACGAGATCACGGTCGACCAACTGCCCGAAGAAATTGATCAGGCCATGCGGGCGGCGGGATGGGACGATCTCATGGAGGTGCAGCGCAAGGCCCTTCCCTACATTCTGGAAGGGCGCGACCTCATCGTACAGTCGCATACGGGCTCGGGAAAAACCGGGGCCTTCCTGTTACCCCTCTTTCAGCTGCTCAATCCCGACAAGAAGGAGCAGCAGGTCCTGATTCTCACGCCCACGCGCGAGCTGGCCCGCCAGATCCACGAGGAGTTTGAGCGGATGAAGATCGCTACGCCCCAGACCAATCGACTGGAGGCGGCTCTCATCTACGGAGGCGTCGGCTATGGGCCACAAATCGAGGCCCTGGAAAAGGGAGCGCAGGCCGTAATCGGCACGCCGGGCCGCGTGCTCGACCACCTCAAGAAAAACAACTTCGACGCCTCTACCATCCGGATGCTCGTGCTCGACGAGGCCGACGAGATGCTGTCGATGGGTTTCTATCCGGACATGAAAGACATCGTGGATTACCTTCCGCAGAACCGGGAGTCGCACATGTATAGCGCCACGATGCCCCCGAAGGTGCGATCGGTGGCCCGCGAGTTTCTCGACGATCCCGGCTTCCTATCGCTCAGCAGCGACAAGGTGAGCGTCGATGAGATTAAGTACCGCTACTATTTGGTGACTCCGATGGAGAAGGATCGGACACTGGAGCGGCTGCTGGAGATGGAAGAGCCGGAGTCGGCCCTTATCTTTGCCAACACGAAGCGGGAGGTGCGCTACCTCGACCGCTTCCTTAGCAACAAGGGCTACGACGTGGATCAAATGTCCGGCGACCTTTCTCAGCGAGACCGAGAGAAGGCGCTCGATCGGCTTCGAGAAGGAGAACTCCGTCTCCTCGTTGCGACGGACGTTGCGGCACGCGGCATTGACGTGTCTGATCTCAGCCACGTCTTCATCTACGACGTCCCACAGGACCACGAATACATCATTCACCGCTCTGGGCGCACGGCGCGCGCCGGGAAAACGGGCACGACCATCGTTCTCGCCACGCATGAGGACGAGTTCGAGCTCAAGCGGATGGCCAACACCTACGACATCGACATCGAAAAGGCGGAGCTGCCCGAGGATCCTCACCGCACGGCCACCGAACTGCTGGAGGAGCGCTACGAAGAGGACGGGTATCCCCGCGATGACGTCGAGGAGTTTGTGCCGTTGGTACAAGAGCTTTCCGAGGAGCGTCCCGAGCTGCTGGCGTCGCTGGTAACCGATCTCTACGTGCAGTCGAAGGAGGAGGACAGTGAAGCAGAGGGGGAAGAGTAA
- the fabG gene encoding 3-oxoacyl-[acyl-carrier-protein] reductase, which yields MTVDFDGTTVLVTGGTRGIGRAIVQKFAEAGARVAFTYRSSAAEAEALVEELEEQGTEAFSLQGDVADFDVAQSHVDAVLDRWDTLDVLVNNAGITRDGLMLRLEEEDWDAVLDTNLKGVFNFSKAAYRPMMRSGGSIINISSVVGTTGNAGQTNYAASKAGVVGFSKSLAKELGSRDVNVNVVAPGYVQTDMTDELDDDTRDSILDAVPLDRLADPSEIAKSVLFLASPAADYITGHVLHVNGGLSM from the coding sequence ATGACCGTTGATTTCGACGGCACGACTGTTCTCGTAACGGGCGGGACCCGGGGCATTGGGCGCGCCATCGTGCAAAAATTTGCAGAGGCCGGAGCCCGTGTCGCGTTCACGTACCGCTCGTCTGCTGCCGAAGCCGAAGCGCTGGTGGAGGAGCTTGAAGAGCAGGGCACTGAGGCCTTTTCCCTACAGGGGGACGTGGCCGACTTCGACGTGGCACAGTCGCACGTGGACGCGGTGCTCGACCGCTGGGACACGCTCGACGTCCTGGTCAACAATGCCGGCATCACGCGAGATGGGCTCATGCTGCGCCTCGAGGAGGAAGACTGGGACGCCGTTCTCGATACGAACCTCAAAGGGGTCTTCAACTTCTCGAAGGCGGCCTACCGGCCCATGATGCGCAGCGGAGGCTCGATCATAAACATCTCCTCCGTGGTGGGCACCACTGGAAATGCCGGCCAGACCAACTATGCTGCGTCCAAGGCCGGTGTCGTGGGCTTTTCGAAGAGTCTCGCCAAAGAGCTCGGCAGCCGAGACGTGAACGTGAACGTCGTGGCGCCCGGCTACGTACAGACCGACATGACCGACGAGCTCGACGACGACACCCGCGACAGCATTCTTGACGCCGTTCCTCTCGATCGGCTCGCTGACCCCAGCGAAATTGCCAAGTCGGTGCTTTTTCTTGCTTCTCCGGCCGCCGACTACATTACCGGTCACGTCCTTCACGTAAATGGAGGACTGTCGATGTAA
- the msrB gene encoding peptide-methionine (R)-S-oxide reductase MsrB — translation MDRASFLKHLAWASVAPIALSACSRSRSTPTPSAVDTDTLDVHERRSDILPLDKSKEEWKAILDDDAYRILFEAGTEPRRSSPLLEETRTGTYICAACYLPLFSSKTKYESGTGWPSFWAPLEGRIETKKDMKLGYPRTEYHCVRCGGHQGHVFEDGPEPTGLRYCNNGLALNFVPQSEALPALRS, via the coding sequence ATGGACCGAGCCTCGTTTCTAAAGCATTTGGCCTGGGCGTCGGTTGCGCCGATCGCCCTTTCTGCCTGCAGCCGGAGCCGCTCCACCCCCACCCCGTCGGCAGTGGACACTGACACCCTCGACGTGCACGAGCGGCGTTCCGACATTCTGCCCCTCGACAAGTCCAAAGAGGAGTGGAAGGCAATTCTCGACGACGACGCCTATCGCATCCTGTTCGAGGCCGGCACCGAGCCGCGCCGCTCCAGTCCTCTCCTGGAGGAGACGCGCACGGGGACGTATATCTGTGCGGCCTGCTACCTCCCGCTCTTTTCCTCAAAGACGAAGTACGAGAGCGGAACGGGTTGGCCCAGCTTTTGGGCGCCGCTGGAGGGGCGCATTGAGACGAAGAAGGACATGAAGCTTGGCTACCCGCGCACGGAGTACCACTGCGTGCGGTGCGGCGGGCACCAGGGCCACGTGTTCGAAGATGGGCCGGAGCCGACGGGCCTGCGCTACTGCAACAACGGCCTCGCCCTCAACTTCGTCCCTCAGTCGGAGGCCCTTCCTGCATTGCGATCATAA
- the rpmF gene encoding 50S ribosomal protein L32, which yields MAVPKRRHSKSRTRKRRSTYYNELEPPQLMDCNNCGNPKVMHRACKHCGHYRGRQVIEPSEEYMV from the coding sequence ATGGCTGTACCGAAACGACGACACTCGAAGTCGCGCACACGCAAGCGCCGCTCCACGTACTACAATGAGTTGGAGCCGCCGCAGCTTATGGACTGCAACAACTGCGGCAATCCGAAGGTGATGCACCGCGCCTGCAAGCACTGCGGCCACTACCGAGGACGGCAAGTAATCGAACCGTCCGAAGAGTACATGGTGTAG
- the plsX gene encoding phosphate acyltransferase PlsX, whose amino-acid sequence MASRIAVDAMGGDDAPEAVVTGAIQAVNHADRDPSVLLVGPEAQIRAVLEEHPDAPHDALDIIDAPDVIGMGEAPAAAVKQKTNSSIHQGLAAHHDDKADAFVSAGNTGAIMGAAMFILGRIAGVERPSIAGFFPNLRGSSVVLDIGSNVDCKPSHLVQFARMGTIYARQVLDNEDPTVGLINIGEEPGKGNELVKEAYERLQNIDDIHFKGNVEGGDLLFYAADILICDGFVGNVLLKFGESMTTVLSEMTQQEMDRQGLSDDEQALVSNVLGEVSHHFDPESMGGAPLLGVNGNVLIGHGSSSPDVIEQMIHAAAALSTTEVIPAIESAFQSETG is encoded by the coding sequence ATGGCTTCGCGTATTGCTGTGGACGCAATGGGAGGCGACGATGCGCCGGAAGCGGTCGTCACGGGAGCAATTCAGGCCGTGAACCACGCAGACCGGGATCCCTCCGTTCTCCTCGTTGGCCCCGAGGCACAGATCCGAGCAGTGTTGGAGGAGCATCCTGACGCTCCCCACGACGCCCTCGACATCATTGATGCCCCGGATGTGATTGGAATGGGGGAGGCGCCGGCGGCGGCCGTTAAACAAAAGACGAATTCGTCGATCCATCAGGGCCTCGCCGCTCATCACGACGACAAAGCCGACGCGTTTGTGAGTGCCGGCAACACCGGGGCCATCATGGGTGCGGCAATGTTCATTCTTGGTCGGATTGCGGGGGTCGAGCGTCCGTCGATTGCGGGGTTCTTTCCCAATCTTCGGGGCTCGTCTGTTGTCCTGGACATTGGCTCGAACGTGGACTGCAAGCCCTCGCACCTGGTCCAGTTTGCCCGCATGGGGACCATTTATGCCCGGCAGGTGCTGGACAATGAGGACCCCACCGTGGGGTTGATCAACATTGGGGAGGAGCCGGGGAAAGGCAATGAGCTCGTCAAGGAGGCGTATGAGCGGCTTCAGAACATTGACGATATCCACTTCAAAGGAAATGTCGAGGGAGGAGATCTACTGTTTTATGCCGCCGATATCCTCATTTGCGATGGGTTTGTTGGAAATGTTCTGCTCAAGTTCGGGGAGAGCATGACGACGGTCCTGTCGGAAATGACGCAGCAGGAGATGGACCGCCAAGGGCTGTCGGACGACGAGCAGGCTCTCGTGTCGAATGTGTTGGGGGAGGTAAGCCATCACTTCGACCCGGAGTCGATGGGCGGGGCTCCGCTGTTGGGAGTCAATGGAAACGTCTTGATTGGTCACGGCAGCTCGTCGCCCGACGTGATCGAGCAGATGATTCACGCGGCCGCCGCACTGTCCACGACGGAGGTCATCCCCGCGATTGAGTCCGCATTTCAGTCCGAGACCGGATAA
- a CDS encoding beta-ketoacyl-ACP synthase III, with product MSSPSALRHAAITSVGHYLPDERLTNSDLEAMVETNDEWIRTRTGIRERRILGDDGKATAFMATEAAREALDKRGLTPDDVDVIVVATVTPDMLFPATACLVQDNLGASNAWGFDLSAACSGFLYGLTTGAQFVETGRADTVLVIGTDKMSSIVDYTDRTTCILFGDGAGAVVLEADEDVGLQDTVHHTDGEHRDLLCMEGGGSLHPPTHETVDNHMHYVHQDGRQVFKFAVTRMADVCVEVMERNDLTADDVQYLVPHQANQRIIDATAKRMGLDSNKVMVNIDRYGNTTAATIPLCLYDWEDELTRGDNLILTAFGGGFTWGASYLTWAYEGQ from the coding sequence ATGTCTTCCCCTTCCGCTTTGCGTCACGCCGCCATTACGTCCGTCGGTCACTACCTGCCGGACGAACGGCTCACCAACAGTGACCTGGAGGCGATGGTGGAGACCAACGACGAGTGGATCCGGACCCGCACCGGCATTCGTGAGCGTCGCATCCTGGGGGACGACGGGAAAGCGACTGCGTTTATGGCCACCGAGGCGGCGCGCGAGGCCCTCGACAAGCGAGGCCTCACGCCCGACGACGTGGACGTAATTGTCGTGGCCACCGTTACGCCGGATATGCTGTTTCCGGCCACGGCCTGTCTCGTGCAGGACAACCTTGGCGCTTCGAATGCCTGGGGGTTCGACCTCTCGGCGGCGTGCAGCGGCTTTTTGTACGGCCTCACCACCGGGGCCCAGTTTGTTGAAACCGGCCGGGCGGACACGGTCCTCGTCATTGGGACCGATAAGATGAGCTCTATCGTCGACTACACGGACCGCACCACGTGCATTCTCTTTGGGGACGGTGCGGGGGCGGTTGTACTGGAGGCCGACGAGGACGTGGGACTCCAGGATACGGTGCACCACACGGACGGGGAGCATCGGGATCTGCTCTGTATGGAGGGCGGAGGAAGTCTCCATCCCCCGACCCACGAAACGGTGGACAATCACATGCACTACGTTCACCAGGACGGTCGGCAGGTCTTCAAGTTTGCCGTGACTCGCATGGCCGACGTCTGTGTGGAGGTCATGGAGCGAAATGACCTTACTGCCGACGACGTGCAATACCTCGTGCCCCATCAGGCCAATCAGCGCATCATTGATGCGACGGCCAAGCGGATGGGCCTCGACTCTAACAAGGTGATGGTCAACATTGACCGCTACGGCAACACCACGGCGGCAACTATTCCGCTTTGTCTCTACGACTGGGAGGACGAGCTTACGCGAGGGGATAACCTCATTCTCACGGCTTTTGGGGGCGGATTTACCTGGGGAGCCAGCTACCTTACCTGGGCCTACGAGGGGCAATGA
- a CDS encoding DUF177 domain-containing protein yields the protein MLTVDVTSLSDGIHHLEFSPSAEEAALDPTTFRDVYVEAELQCHRDRILVKLSATATAELTCDRTLKSYDEDVEGHYNLLFGPPEMVGREGEEFEEVRPFHPSDQEIDLTDVVRDTLLLALPQRQIAPGAEEEPIDQEFGRPEEAEEEPIDPRWEELQKLKNNNSTGESS from the coding sequence ATGCTGACGGTCGACGTCACCTCCCTTTCGGACGGCATCCATCACCTTGAGTTTTCCCCGTCGGCAGAAGAGGCGGCTCTTGATCCGACGACGTTTCGCGACGTGTACGTGGAGGCGGAGTTGCAGTGTCATCGGGATCGCATTCTCGTGAAGCTGTCGGCCACGGCGACCGCCGAGCTCACCTGCGATCGAACGCTCAAGTCGTACGACGAGGATGTGGAGGGACATTACAATCTGCTCTTCGGACCGCCGGAGATGGTTGGGCGGGAAGGGGAAGAGTTTGAAGAGGTGCGCCCCTTCCATCCCTCAGACCAGGAAATCGACCTGACCGACGTGGTTCGGGATACCCTGCTTCTGGCACTTCCGCAGCGGCAGATTGCGCCGGGGGCCGAAGAGGAGCCCATCGATCAGGAGTTTGGAAGGCCCGAGGAGGCCGAAGAGGAGCCGATCGATCCGCGGTGGGAGGAGCTGCAGAAGCTGAAAAATAACAACTCGACCGGGGAGAGTTCGTAA
- a CDS encoding PAS domain S-box protein: MFSPTETGHAVDQSQIAAQYARRLRATIVALLLIGMVPFGLPWWIAGLAVVVAGILDAGFWWSRHRVKGLLSPELANAALDLLPAVFFVLDQSGRIQYWNARFSDLSGHESENLFGRRLYRFFEGDDRQNVIVAVTRALTRGTSTVEAEFVGEEGETIPMLLTGIRVNLGGTYRLIGVGQDISARKEAEAELRRQEARYRLLAENVTDVVTHLDPSTTLLYVSPSVKNLLGYEPDELTGERAIDYVHPDDREPTKQAVQRALARGHRPRAEFRIRTKHRGYLWVESVGKELEGEGARRELVITTRDISERKARERDLVEARDTAEEARQEAERAREDAEQANRLKSAFLANMSHEIRTPLTSVIGFSEVLEEEVEEDYARFARLIRESSTRLKDVLNSVLRLSKLEVGAVEFEPEELDLATEVKRTVELLQPQAEDKDLTLHMDAPEELHACLDPGATGRILDNLVSNAIKYTPQGGRVDVRLRASEEGAELTVDDTGKGIEEDLLPNLFEPFVQAPGEDGRDEGSGLGLAITKRLVEGMDGEIEVETEPGEGTCFTVRFHTDRCIFQNGAATHSSPSSDEEEPVPKEAGAGAQSG, encoded by the coding sequence ATGTTTTCGCCGACTGAAACCGGCCATGCCGTCGACCAGAGCCAGATCGCCGCGCAGTATGCACGGCGTCTCCGGGCGACGATTGTGGCCCTTCTGCTGATCGGAATGGTGCCGTTTGGGCTGCCCTGGTGGATTGCCGGGCTTGCGGTCGTTGTTGCCGGAATCCTGGACGCCGGGTTCTGGTGGTCGCGTCATCGCGTCAAGGGACTGCTCTCGCCGGAGCTTGCCAACGCGGCCCTTGACCTCTTGCCCGCTGTGTTTTTCGTGCTTGATCAGAGCGGGCGTATTCAGTACTGGAATGCCCGGTTTTCCGACCTGTCCGGACATGAGTCTGAGAATCTGTTTGGGCGTCGGCTCTACCGCTTCTTTGAAGGCGACGATCGGCAGAACGTCATCGTAGCGGTCACGCGCGCCCTCACCCGGGGGACATCCACCGTAGAGGCCGAGTTTGTGGGCGAGGAGGGCGAGACGATTCCAATGTTGCTTACGGGGATACGGGTGAACCTGGGAGGGACCTATCGCCTCATCGGGGTGGGGCAGGACATCAGTGCGCGAAAGGAGGCGGAGGCAGAGTTGCGGCGGCAGGAGGCGCGGTACCGGCTGCTGGCCGAGAATGTGACCGACGTGGTCACGCATCTGGATCCGTCGACCACGCTTCTGTACGTGTCGCCCTCGGTGAAGAACCTGCTCGGCTATGAGCCCGACGAGCTGACCGGCGAGCGGGCGATCGACTACGTTCATCCAGACGACCGGGAGCCGACCAAGCAGGCCGTCCAACGGGCGCTTGCTCGGGGACACCGGCCTCGTGCCGAATTTCGCATCCGGACCAAGCACCGCGGATATCTTTGGGTGGAGTCGGTGGGCAAAGAGCTGGAGGGAGAGGGCGCCCGGCGCGAGCTTGTCATCACGACCCGCGACATTTCGGAACGGAAGGCCCGCGAACGCGACCTCGTCGAGGCCCGGGACACGGCCGAGGAGGCGCGGCAAGAGGCCGAACGGGCGCGAGAGGACGCCGAACAGGCCAACCGATTGAAATCGGCCTTTCTCGCCAACATGAGCCACGAGATTCGCACTCCCCTCACGAGTGTCATTGGCTTCTCGGAGGTGCTCGAAGAGGAGGTGGAGGAGGACTACGCTCGCTTTGCGCGCCTCATTCGGGAGAGCAGCACTCGGCTCAAAGATGTGCTCAACTCTGTGTTGCGTCTCTCCAAGCTGGAGGTGGGGGCCGTCGAGTTCGAGCCCGAAGAGCTGGATCTCGCAACGGAGGTCAAACGCACGGTGGAGCTTCTGCAACCGCAGGCTGAGGACAAGGACCTTACGCTTCACATGGACGCCCCGGAGGAGTTGCACGCCTGTCTCGATCCTGGCGCCACCGGGCGGATTCTGGATAATCTCGTGAGCAATGCCATCAAGTATACGCCGCAGGGGGGACGGGTGGATGTGCGTCTGCGGGCCTCCGAGGAGGGGGCCGAGTTAACGGTGGACGATACCGGAAAGGGCATTGAGGAGGACCTTCTGCCCAACCTCTTCGAGCCGTTTGTGCAGGCCCCCGGGGAAGATGGACGAGACGAAGGCAGTGGGCTGGGACTGGCCATTACCAAGCGGCTCGTAGAGGGAATGGACGGGGAGATTGAAGTGGAAACGGAACCGGGCGAAGGGACCTGCTTCACGGTCCGGTTTCACACCGACCGCTGCATTTTTCAGAATGGGGCGGCGACCCATTCGTCCCCGTCTTCCGATGAAGAAGAGCCGGTTCCGAAGGAGGCCGGAGCGGGCGCTCAGTCGGGCTAA
- a CDS encoding sodium:calcium antiporter, whose protein sequence is MQLLLYIGFAVGGTAICWWGSGILEDTSRRLSVYYQLPAAVQGAVITAIGSSFPELSSTVLATLLHGTFDLGVASVVGSALFNILVIPGVSGLVGGRIDTGRLLVFKDVQFYVTSVAVLMLTFALAALYYPVPGPDRVGIVTRPLALMPLMFYGLYFYLQLLAVRDHTGEAPPEHLTPMGDWVRLGGSLALILVGTEGLVRAAIGFGDWFGTPSFLWGLTVVAAGTSLPDMFVSVRAAHGGRGTVSLANVLGSNIFDLLVAVPAGIFLAGASTVNVSAAVPMMAVLALATLVLFVILRTNESLEPNEAVGLLGLYALFLVLVALETAGVLSIMT, encoded by the coding sequence ATGCAGTTACTCCTCTATATTGGTTTCGCGGTGGGGGGCACCGCGATCTGTTGGTGGGGGAGTGGGATCCTGGAAGACACGTCTCGGCGACTGTCGGTCTATTACCAGCTTCCCGCAGCCGTGCAGGGAGCCGTCATCACGGCCATTGGGTCCAGCTTTCCGGAGTTGTCGAGTACAGTGTTGGCGACGCTCCTGCACGGGACCTTTGATCTTGGGGTCGCCTCCGTCGTGGGGTCGGCACTCTTCAATATTCTCGTGATTCCGGGCGTGTCCGGGCTCGTGGGCGGGCGCATCGATACGGGACGACTCCTCGTGTTCAAAGACGTGCAGTTCTACGTTACGTCCGTGGCAGTGCTGATGCTGACGTTTGCACTGGCGGCCCTGTATTATCCTGTGCCCGGTCCCGATCGCGTTGGGATTGTAACCCGTCCCCTCGCCCTGATGCCCTTGATGTTCTACGGGCTGTACTTCTATCTCCAGCTGCTTGCGGTGCGGGATCACACTGGAGAGGCTCCTCCCGAACACTTGACGCCGATGGGCGACTGGGTTCGACTGGGGGGAAGCTTGGCTCTGATTCTGGTTGGGACCGAAGGGCTGGTGCGTGCGGCTATTGGGTTTGGCGATTGGTTCGGCACGCCCTCTTTTTTATGGGGGCTCACCGTTGTGGCTGCCGGGACAAGCCTGCCGGACATGTTTGTGAGTGTTCGGGCAGCCCATGGGGGACGTGGGACCGTAAGTCTCGCCAACGTGTTGGGCAGCAATATTTTTGATCTTCTCGTGGCAGTTCCGGCCGGCATCTTCCTCGCAGGGGCCTCCACCGTCAACGTGTCGGCAGCCGTGCCGATGATGGCTGTTCTTGCCCTCGCGACCCTCGTGCTCTTCGTCATCCTGCGAACCAATGAGTCGCTGGAGCCGAATGAGGCCGTTGGGCTTCTCGGGCTCTACGCTCTCTTTCTTGTGCTGGTCGCGCTAGAGACGGCCGGTGTGCTCTCGATCATGACCTGA
- a CDS encoding glucose-6-phosphate isomerase, whose product MVSLDTQHAQSFLDDGALADLKPQIEEAHEAVLNKTGKGSHMLGWRDLLLDPDDALLQDIEATAHRLRRDADVLLCLGIGGSYLGARAVISALTPYLSARQPDPPSPDTPEGQSMHPSQPPEVRFAGHHTSGAYLRELLSDLDGKSVFVNVISKSGTTLETALSFRVVRAWMHDQFDAPSDRIIITTDKEQGALNALHEANDFYKKYVIPDDVGGRFSVLTPVGLLPIAAAGIDIHSFFYGAVSACEEISADAEHDALRYAALRYLLLNDDYDVEALAVFEPKLRNIGRWWQQLFGESEGKEHTGLFPTVAQYTTDLHSIGQYMQQGQRNLMETFLMPKKDPASLSIPETEDDVDGLNYVAGKTMGDVTRAAYDGTAQAHANGGVPNVTIWFDALAPQPIGELLYFFEHAVAVSGYLLDVNPFNQPGVEDYKSEMYDRLDR is encoded by the coding sequence ATGGTCAGCCTCGACACTCAACACGCACAGTCGTTCCTCGACGACGGCGCACTCGCCGACCTTAAGCCTCAGATCGAAGAGGCCCACGAAGCGGTTCTGAACAAAACAGGAAAGGGCAGCCACATGCTGGGATGGCGCGATCTTCTCCTAGACCCGGATGATGCCCTTCTGCAAGACATCGAAGCCACCGCCCACCGGCTCCGGCGCGACGCCGACGTGCTGCTGTGTCTCGGCATCGGCGGTTCCTACCTCGGTGCCCGGGCAGTAATTAGCGCCCTCACGCCGTACCTGTCCGCCCGCCAACCCGACCCCCCTTCGCCCGATACCCCCGAGGGCCAGAGCATGCACCCCTCCCAGCCCCCTGAGGTGCGCTTTGCCGGCCATCACACGAGCGGGGCCTACCTTCGAGAGCTCCTTTCCGACCTGGACGGAAAATCCGTCTTTGTAAATGTCATCTCCAAGAGTGGCACGACCCTCGAAACTGCCCTTTCCTTCCGAGTGGTGCGTGCATGGATGCACGACCAGTTCGACGCCCCCTCCGACCGGATCATCATCACAACCGACAAGGAACAGGGCGCCCTCAACGCCCTCCACGAGGCCAACGACTTCTACAAGAAGTACGTCATTCCCGACGACGTCGGGGGACGGTTCTCAGTGCTTACGCCCGTCGGCCTGCTTCCCATTGCCGCGGCCGGGATCGACATCCATTCCTTCTTTTATGGGGCCGTGTCGGCTTGTGAAGAGATCAGTGCCGACGCCGAGCACGATGCCCTCCGATACGCTGCTCTTCGGTATCTGCTCCTGAACGACGACTACGACGTAGAAGCCCTCGCGGTGTTCGAACCAAAGCTCCGGAATATCGGGCGGTGGTGGCAACAACTCTTCGGGGAGAGCGAGGGCAAAGAGCACACCGGCCTCTTTCCCACCGTTGCCCAGTACACCACCGACCTCCACTCGATCGGCCAGTACATGCAGCAGGGGCAGCGCAATTTGATGGAGACGTTCCTGATGCCGAAGAAGGATCCGGCGTCGCTCTCCATTCCTGAAACAGAGGACGACGTGGACGGACTCAACTACGTCGCCGGAAAAACGATGGGCGACGTCACCCGCGCCGCGTACGACGGAACGGCCCAGGCACACGCCAACGGGGGCGTCCCAAACGTCACCATCTGGTTCGACGCCCTAGCTCCCCAACCGATCGGAGAACTCCTCTACTTCTTCGAGCACGCCGTGGCGGTTAGCGGGTACCTGCTCGACGTCAACCCCTTCAATCAGCCCGGCGTGGAAGATTACAAGAGTGAGATGTACGACCGACTCGACCGGTGA